One region of Desulfobacterales bacterium genomic DNA includes:
- a CDS encoding response regulator: protein MIELIDPTKIKILVTDDNEVNLKIITAILKKNGYNAIAAIDGAVCIELAKIHKPDIILLDINMPQIDGIEACKILKQDELTKNSIIIFVTAATDARTLQSAFEAGGSDYVKIPLNKTELLARIKSALTQKMLTNIFLEQEKLAGVLEMAGAISLELTKPMETILSNIEFISSKIKPENNFYNDFTKIKKQYVRMRQIVSKLMNITKYETKDYIKGKKIIDLDKASSGGMVI, encoded by the coding sequence TTGATAGAACTAATAGATCCAACAAAAATTAAAATCCTTGTAACGGATGATAATGAGGTAAATTTAAAAATAATAACGGCTATACTAAAAAAAAATGGTTATAACGCTATAGCTGCTATTGATGGTGCAGTATGCATTGAACTCGCTAAAATACATAAACCAGATATAATTCTTCTCGATATTAATATGCCTCAAATCGATGGTATCGAAGCATGTAAAATTTTAAAACAAGACGAATTGACAAAAAATAGCATAATAATTTTTGTCACAGCGGCAACAGATGCAAGGACATTACAAAGTGCTTTTGAAGCAGGTGGCTCCGATTATGTTAAAATCCCACTCAATAAAACAGAACTCTTAGCAAGAATAAAGTCAGCATTAACCCAAAAAATGCTAACGAATATATTCTTAGAACAAGAAAAACTTGCAGGAGTCTTAGAAATGGCCGGAGCTATATCCCTTGAATTAACTAAACCTATGGAAACAATTCTTTCAAACATTGAATTTATAAGCTCTAAAATTAAGCCTGAAAATAATTTTTATAATGATTTTACAAAAATAAAAAAGCAGTATGTCCGCATGCGTCAAATTGTAAGTAAATTAATGAATATAACGAAATATGAAACAAAAGATTACATCAAGGGGAAAAAAATAATTGATTTAGATAAGGCTTCAAGCGGCGGAATGGTTATTTAA
- a CDS encoding PilZ domain-containing protein, giving the protein MYKITEFPKENCILIMLKDIGTEEIAEIIVKEAVQKLRTLKKNFYLIFEFREYEPSVDGFEIEYLKKFFRPMTIRRPKLIIVIGQEKMRNAVQQAFIELNLDLIAKLLTAERPKDLPRLLLDDKGKDLNLLEWFKNHEDYSKEFTEALESKALEEEEEKKKDAQTLNISSFDVYGNFVTNQPITFRVTVKKNFEGNPLYKFFYFPDSAHIEFNEKKILPLIKEPYIIKNECACSFSKPGRYFIGVFASANPNSLNFAKAAQLFTVLTIKDESINKSSQTTKIEKIDDSINKIFVAEKKIDIIFKIENNESITRASKVLNDNAGPMRIITTQTNPPIPANIKYENMYISTLSKRQSGEFLRIGYSSRLVEILNFSESSTEEALLIECTPPLRKIELRSEKGLKRNPLEKTSINFDGTIVYKGSRYASDKFFSIKDISMTGIGITAPKEVDGSSNPILDIKIGDYAHIELLLPDNNEENSKISAYIEVVRKDYEYSQLDTFIGLKFYGKKRNHEKFLSKYVY; this is encoded by the coding sequence ATGTATAAAATCACGGAATTTCCTAAAGAAAATTGTATTTTAATAATGCTCAAAGACATTGGAACTGAAGAAATAGCTGAAATCATTGTTAAAGAAGCTGTTCAAAAATTAAGGACTTTGAAAAAAAATTTTTACCTTATATTTGAATTTAGAGAATACGAACCTTCCGTAGATGGCTTTGAAATAGAATATTTAAAAAAATTTTTCAGGCCAATGACAATACGAAGGCCAAAACTTATTATAGTTATAGGCCAAGAAAAAATGAGAAATGCGGTTCAACAGGCATTTATCGAATTAAATCTTGATTTAATAGCAAAATTGCTAACAGCTGAAAGGCCTAAAGACTTACCAAGACTACTTTTAGACGATAAAGGTAAGGATTTAAACTTATTAGAATGGTTTAAAAATCATGAAGATTACTCTAAGGAATTTACTGAAGCTCTTGAATCTAAAGCCTTAGAAGAAGAAGAAGAAAAAAAAAAAGATGCTCAAACATTAAATATATCGAGCTTTGATGTATATGGAAATTTTGTAACGAATCAACCAATTACTTTTAGGGTGACTGTCAAGAAAAATTTTGAAGGAAATCCATTATACAAATTTTTTTATTTTCCAGATTCCGCTCATATTGAATTTAATGAGAAAAAAATTCTTCCTCTAATAAAAGAACCCTATATAATAAAAAATGAATGCGCTTGCTCATTTTCAAAACCAGGAAGATACTTTATAGGAGTATTTGCCAGCGCAAATCCAAACAGCCTAAACTTTGCTAAAGCTGCTCAGCTATTTACTGTGCTCACAATAAAAGATGAGTCTATCAATAAATCATCTCAAACAACTAAAATTGAAAAAATAGATGATAGTATAAATAAAATTTTTGTTGCTGAGAAAAAAATCGATATAATTTTTAAAATAGAAAATAACGAATCAATAACACGGGCATCAAAAGTATTAAACGATAATGCAGGCCCAATGCGAATAATTACAACCCAGACAAATCCTCCTATTCCTGCTAATATTAAATACGAAAATATGTATATTAGCACCTTATCAAAAAGACAATCAGGAGAGTTTTTAAGAATAGGCTATTCTTCTCGACTTGTTGAAATACTTAATTTTTCTGAATCTTCAACAGAAGAAGCTTTATTAATAGAATGCACCCCTCCTTTACGAAAAATAGAATTAAGATCAGAAAAAGGCCTCAAAAGAAATCCATTAGAGAAAACATCGATTAATTTTGATGGAACAATAGTTTACAAAGGAAGCAGGTATGCTTCTGATAAATTTTTTAGCATAAAAGATATATCAATGACAGGTATAGGTATAACTGCTCCAAAAGAAGTTGACGGTTCAAGCAATCCGATTCTTGACATTAAAATAGGAGATTATGCCCATATTGAGCTATTATTGCCTGATAATAATGAGGAAAATAGTAAAATATCTGCCTATATAGAAGTAGTTAGAAAAGACTATGAATATTCTCAATTAGACACTTTTATCGGCTTAAAATTTTATGGTAAAAAAAGAAACCATGAGAAATTTTTATCAAAATATGTTTACTAA
- a CDS encoding DUF1566 domain-containing protein, with amino-acid sequence MEQITCPNAGAAFYGQDAQHEGLTPNYTDNGDGTITDNNTGLMWQKDPGSKMTYTAAAAGASSFNLAGYTDWRLPTIKELYSLILFSGMDPSGYEGTDTSGLTPFIETNYFVFSYGDTSSGERIIDSQYASSNKYVSTTMGGDETLFGVNFADGRIKGYGLTLHGTDKTFFVMYVRGNTNYGKNDFVDNGDKTITDNATGLMWSKEDSGSGMNWESALAWIQEKNTSKYLGYSDWRLPNAKELQSIIDYTRSPDTTNSPAIDPIFSYSSITDEGGGNNYPFYWTNTTHATWNGGGYNAAYLCFGEALGWMESPPMSGNYTLMDVHGAGAQRSDPKIGDPADYPHGHGPQGDVIRIYNYVRCVRDVGNSKKNSCFISTILPLLLD; translated from the coding sequence ATGGAACAGATTACCTGTCCTAATGCAGGGGCCGCGTTTTACGGGCAGGATGCCCAGCATGAAGGATTAACTCCTAATTATACTGATAATGGGGATGGCACTATCACCGATAATAATACAGGATTGATGTGGCAAAAAGATCCCGGCAGTAAAATGACTTATACAGCCGCTGCCGCAGGCGCGAGTTCCTTCAATCTTGCTGGTTACACTGATTGGAGGCTTCCAACAATAAAAGAACTATATTCTTTGATTCTTTTTAGCGGAATGGATCCAAGCGGCTATGAAGGTACTGATACATCCGGATTAACTCCATTTATTGAAACGAATTATTTTGTGTTTAGTTATGGTGATACCAGCTCTGGTGAACGTATTATTGATTCTCAGTATGCGTCAAGTAATAAATATGTTAGTACTACTATGGGAGGAGACGAAACACTTTTTGGTGTAAATTTCGCCGATGGAAGAATTAAAGGATATGGTTTAACTTTACATGGAACTGACAAAACATTCTTTGTTATGTATGTTCGAGGCAATACTAATTACGGTAAAAATGATTTTGTAGATAATGGAGATAAAACAATAACTGATAATGCAACAGGTCTGATGTGGTCAAAAGAAGACAGTGGTTCAGGTATGAATTGGGAATCTGCTTTAGCATGGATTCAAGAAAAAAATACATCTAAATATCTTGGATATAGCGATTGGCGTCTGCCAAATGCCAAAGAACTACAGAGTATTATTGATTATACACGTTCTCCAGATACTACAAATTCCCCTGCAATTGATCCTATCTTCAGTTATTCATCAATCACTGATGAAGGAGGCGGAAATAATTACCCTTTTTATTGGACAAACACCACGCACGCTACCTGGAATGGAGGTGGTTACAATGCTGCATACCTTTGCTTTGGTGAAGCATTGGGATGGATGGAATCTCCGCCGATGTCTGGAAATTATACGTTGATGGATGTTCATGGTGCTGGAGCTCAACGCAGTGATCCTAAAATAGGAGATCCTGCGGACTATCCACACGGACATGGTCCTCAAGGTGATGTTATACGTATTTATAATTATGTTCGATGTGTAAGGGATGTTGGTAATAGTAAGAAAAATTCATGCTTTATTTCAACTATCCTTCCTTTGTTATTGGACTAA